A region from the Panicum hallii strain FIL2 chromosome 1, PHallii_v3.1, whole genome shotgun sequence genome encodes:
- the LOC112876112 gene encoding LOB domain-containing protein 16-like: protein MAGATASGGAAAAAAAATGAGSPCGACKFLRRRCVPECVFAPYFSSDQGAARFAAIHKVFGASNASKLLSHLPVADRCEAVVTITYEAQARLRDPVYGCVAQIFALQQQVAILQAQLMQAKAQLACGGAAHSPVSHHQWPADHGSGITALLRQDTACGARKPLGDCFMPELMASAGFRDDVVAAQHCAAKAADAGDLQYLAQAMMRSPNYSL from the coding sequence ATGGCCGGAGCTACTGCTAGTGGAggagctgctgccgccgccgccgccgccacgggggCCGGGTCGCCGTGCGGGGCCTGCAAGTTCCTGCGCCGCCGCTGCGTGCCCGAGTGCGTCTTCGCGCCCTACTTCAGCAGCGACCAGGGCGCCGCGCGCTTCGCCGCCATCCACAAGGTCTTCGGCGCCAGCAACGCCTCCAAGCTGCTCTCCCACCTCCCCGTCGCCGACCGCTGCGAGGCCGTCGTCACCATCACCTACGAGGCGCAGGCCAGGCTCCGCGACCCCGTCTACGGCTGCGTCGCCCAGATCTTCGCGCTCCAGCAGCAGGTCGCCATCCTGCAAGCCCAGCTCATGCAGGCCAAGGCGCAGCTCGCATGCGGCGGCGCCGCGCACTCGCCGGTCAGCCACCACCAGTGGCCGGCGGACCACGGCAGCGGCATCACCGCCCTGCTGCGCCAGGACACGGCGTGCGGCGCCAGGAAGCCCCTCGGCGACTGCTTCATGCCGGAGCTCATGGCCTCAGCAGGCTTCAGGGACGACGTCGTCGCGGCGCAGCATTGCGCCGCCAAGGCGGCGGACGCCGGGGACCTCCAGTACCTGGCGCAGGCCATGATGAGGAGCCCCAACTACTCCCTGTAG
- the LOC112895073 gene encoding deoxyhypusine hydroxylase-B, translated as MAVSSAFEPSAEMERFLCERLLDAEQPIAERFRALFSLRNLRGEAPRSALLQAARDPSNLLAHEAAFALGQMQDAQAIPALVSVLKDLSLHPIVRHEAAEALGAIGLEKSVPLLEESLTADPAVEVQETCELALRRIEEQKKVNGAESTTTSPYLSVDPALPAKHGLSVDQLRDLLLNEQESMYERYAALFALRNDGADAAVSAIVAALGVKSALLRHEVAYVLGQLQNKAASDALSAVLKDVCEHPMVRHEAAEALGSIADQESIALLEEFAKDPEPIVSQSCEVALSMLEYERSGKSFEFLFLQTPHVQ; from the exons ATGGCGGTCTCCTCCGCGTTCGAGCCTTCCGCAGAGATGGAGCGGTTCCTCTGCGAGCGGCTGCTGGACGCGGAGCAGCCCATCGCCGAGCGCTTCCGGGCGCTCTTCTCCCTCCGCAACCTCCGCGGGGAAGCCCCGCGCAGTGCCCTCCTCCAAG CTGCAAGGGATCCTTCTAACTTGCTGGCCCATGAGGCTGCATTTGCACTAGGGCAGATGCAGGATGCTCAGGCTATTCCCGCATTAGTGTCAGTTCTCAAAGATCTTTCTCTACATCCAATTGTACGCCATGAG GCTGCTGAAGCTCTTGGAGCTATTGGCCTGGAAAAGAGCGTTCCCCTGTTGGAGGAAAGTTTAACAGCTGATCCTGCTGTGGAGGTACAAGAAACTTGCGAGCTGGCACTAAGACGGATAGAAGAGCAGAAGAAAGTTAATGGGGCTGAGAGTACGACCACTTCACCCTATCTCTCAGTTGATCCAGCACTGCCTGCAAAACATGGACTTTCAGTAGACCAATTAAG GGATCTTCTCCTCAATGAGCAAGAAAGCATGTACGAACGTTATGCAGCTCTTTTTGCACTTAGGAATGATGGTGCAGATGCTGCTGTTTCTGCTATTGTTGCAGCTCTGGGCGTCAAAAGTGCTCTTCTACGGCATGAG GTTGCTTATGTGTTAGGTCAGCTGCAAAATAAAGCCGCTTCAGATGCACTTTCTGCAGTCCTGAAGGATGTCTGTGAGCATCCAATGGTCAGGCATGAAGCTGCTGAAGCCCTAGGTTCAATCGCAG ATCAAGAAAGCATTGCGCTTTTGGAGGAGTTTGCGAAGGATCCTGAGCCCATAGTCTCGCAGAGCTGTGAAGTAGCTCTCAGTATGCTCGAGTATGAGAGATCGGGCAAGTCCTTTGAG TTTCTGTTCCTTCAGACTCCTCATGTACAGTAG
- the LOC112878857 gene encoding uncharacterized protein LOC112878857 has translation MSSDDLFEGLPPPAAAAPAGGAASLAPPPPPALPPPPPKPALKSSLKRSKPSSSDTTTSPPPAPASAAPEAHVPERRLRFRTTVDASETQILEAMQKITSHIGKPSKFSKASKLALQLIEAGSVKPGTINHFFGILEAAMSSPGACNEPSVRADYHTLFSAAQSVTELFSQQRKNQFDIWVLHAVVANDLFTDDSFVFSKAVGKIKEAISALPMAMADDDNDEAAALAAASKTDTTTENKAGDSVPTAASNSLPDDSTYAAASGSGEESSDPFGLDDLLANKPKKSERAREKEVAALNSKADEDDSKRFLKSQREALLKCLEIAARRYRIPWTQTAIDIFAKHAYDNVNRFTLQQRDAIVKLWNSIKEQQIRRKQGKSVSGKLDVNAFEYLQEKYSHEKISIRHAVGGGGERRATQWLG, from the exons ATGTCCTCCGACGACCTCTTCGAAGGCcttcctccgcccgccgccgccgccccggccggcggcgcggcctccctcgcgccgccgcctcctcccgcgctgccgccgccgccgccgaagcccGCGCTGAAGAGCTCTCTCAAGCGGAGCAAGCCCTCCTCCTCCGACACTACTACCTCCCCCCCTCCCGCCCCCGCGTCTGCCGCGCCCGAAGCCCATG TTCCCGAGAGACGTCTTCGGTTCAGAACAACTGTTGATGCTTCAGAAACGCAAATACTTGAGGCTATGCAGAAGATAACTTCGCACATAGGGAAACCTTCTAAATTCAGCAAGGCATCAAAATTAGCTCTGCAGCTTATTGAAGCTGGAAGTGTCAAGCCTGGGACAATCAACCACTTCTTTGGCATTTTAGAAGCTGCAATGTCTTCCCCAGGAGCATGCAATGAGCCTTCTGTACGAGCAGATTACCACACACTATTCAGTGCTGCTCAGAGTGTGACAGAG TTATTCAGCCAACAGCGGAAAAATCAATTCGACATATGGGTGCTGCATGCAGTGGTGGCCAATGATCTTTTCACTGATGACagttttgtg TTCTCCAAGGCTGTTGGAAAGATCAAAGAAGCCATCTCAGCTCTGCCAATGGCAATGGCGGATGATGACAATGATGAAGCTGCAGCTCTTGCAGCTGCAAGCAAAACTGACACGACGACAGAGAATAAAGCAGGTGATAGTGTTCCAACTGCAGCTTCCAACTCTCTGCCAGATGATAGCACATATGCTGCAGCCTCAGGGTCAGGGGAAGAATCGTCTGATCCTTTTGGTTTAGATGATCTCCTTGCAAACAAGCCAAAGAAGTCTGAGAGAGCTCGAGAGAAGGAAGTTGCAGCTCTCAACAGTAAAGCAGATGAGGATGATTCAAAGAGATTTCTGAAGTCACAGCGGGAGGCCCTTCTGAAATGTCTAGAAATAGCTGCTCGGCGTTACAGAATTCCATG GACGCAAACTGCCATTGACATCTTCGCGAAGCATGCTTACGACAACGTGAACCGGTTCACACTGCAGCAGAGGGATGCGATCGTGAAGCTGTGGAACTCGATCAAAGAGCAGCAGATCCGACGGAAGCAGGGCAAGTCGGTGAGCGGGAAACTTGACGTCAATGCCTTCGAGTACCTCCAGGAGAAGTACTCCCACGAGAAGATCAGCATCCGTCATGCTGTTGGCGGTggtggcgagcggcgggcgacgCAGTGGCTTGGCTAA
- the LOC112895083 gene encoding bet1-like SNARE 1-1 encodes MNARGYRSNRTSLFDGIEEGGIRATSYSSHEIDEQENDRAIDGLQDRVSILKRLSGDIHEEVETHNRMLDRMGNDMDTSRGFLSGTVDKFKMVFETKSSRRMGTLIASFVALFLLVYYLTR; translated from the exons ATGAACGCGAGAGG CTACCGTAGCAACAGAACTTCTCTCTTCGATGGCATTGAGGAGGGTGGAATCCGAGCAACATCCTATTCTTCCCATGAGATAGATGAACAAGAAAATGATCGAGCTATTGATGGACTGCAGGATCGTGTCAGCATTCTTAAGCGG CTGTCAGGTGATATCCATGAGGAGGTGGAGACTCATAACAGAATGCTAGACCGAATG GGGAATGATATGGATACATCAAGGGGTTTTCTCTCTGGAACTGTGGACAAATTCAAGATG GTGTTCGAGACCAAATCAAGTCGGAGGATGGGAACCCTGATCGCATCATTCGTTGCGCTTTTTCTGCTGGTTTACTACTTGACCAGGTAG